The Gehongia tenuis DNA segment AATGCCCAGCTTCAGCCTGGCCTCCTCAGGCACGGAAGCATGGGTCTGCGTCAGGGGATAGGTGATCAGTGTCTCGGTTCCGCCGAGGCTTTCCGCAAACATGATCATCTTCACATTCTCGATCACCCGATGCACCGTCTCCACGCTGTCCACGGTGAAGGAAAGCATGCCGCCAAAACCGCTGGCCTGGCGGCTGGAAATCTCATAGCCGGGATGATCGGGGAAACCCACATAGTACACTTTCTCCACCCGGGGATGGTTCCGCAGCCATTCGGCCACTTTCCGGGTGTTCTCCTCGTGGCGCTGCATGCGAAGGGCCAAGGTCTTTATACCCCGAAGGATCAGCCAGCTGTCCAAAGGCGCAAGGCCCGCACCCTCGGTGCCCACCATGAGCTTAAAGTGCTCGGCCAATTCGGGATCTTTGACCACGATGAGCCCGGCCATGGTGTCATGATGTCCGCCCAGGAACTTGGTGGCGCTGTGCAGTACAATATCGGCACCCAGATTCAGGGGTTTTTGCAAATAGGGGGTCAAAAAGGTGTTGTCCACAACCGTATAAGCGCCATGTGCTTTGGCGATCTTGGCGATGGCCGCGATATCCGCGACCTTCATGGTGGGATTGGTGGGCGTCTCCACAAACACCAGCTTGGTATTGGGTCTCATCGCCGCTTCGATGGCATCAAGATTGCCGGGGTCCACAAAGGTGAATTCAACCTTATAGCGGGACCAGATCTTCTCAATCATGCGGTAGGTGCCGCCATACACGTCATCGGAGATAACGGCATGATCCCCGGCGGAAAGCAGAGAGAACACGGCCATATCCGCCGCAAGGCCGGTGGTGTAGGCGAACCCATGGGTTCCCTCCTCTAGCATGGCGATGGTCTCCTCCAGCGCCTGGCGGGTGGGGTTCTGGATTCTTGAATAGTCATATCCGCAGGATTCGGACAGGCTGGGATGCTTATAAGTGGTGGTTTGATAGATGGGAACACATATCGAACCTGTGGCAGGATCACATTTGCCCGTACCGTGAACAACCTGGGAATCAAACTTCATGGACAAACACCTCTTATTCTTTATTACTAGAAAAAACCAAGCCCATTATACCATGGGCCTGGTTCAAGTGCAATCCATTCGGCATTTGTTTACATAATTATTGTTCCTGGATTACCGCGCCATTATTTGCCTTCCCCTTCTTGCGATACAGCAAAACTTTGCGGCAGATAAAGTTAAAGAAGAAGGTGACCATGCTGGCAATGAGCTTGGAGAGCACATAGAACCAGCCGAACACTTCCGTAAAAAGAGCCATGATCAGGTTGTTTAAAATGAGACCGAAAATGCCGATCACGCCATAACTGATGAACTCCTTGAAACGGTTCTGGTTGGTCTTAAAGATCCAGTTGATGCTAAGAAAGAAGTTGGTCAAAAGGCCGGCGATAAAGCTGATGGACGCCGCCACCAGATAGTGGAGGCCCACCGCTTCCTTCAAAAGCACCATGATGCCATAGTCCACCACCGTCGCCAGTCCTGCAACGAAGAAATACCGGAAAAGCTGAATGATGGCCTTGTCCGTATCCTCCACCATCCATTTATGCCAAAGCTTTTTGATCCAATCCAAGCCGAACACTTCCTATCATCTTGATATTTCCATCAGGCCGCGTCCATTATACTCCAACGGTGCCAAAAAACAAAACAATTTTATGCAAATTTTATGCCTTGTGGAGTGTGAAGCTGAAACACGCGCCCTCGCCGGGTTCGCTTTCCGCCCAAATGTCTTCGTCCATAAGCTTCAGGATTTCCTTTGCAATGGACAGTCCCAACCCGGTGCCTGTGGTGGCATGGGCCTTGTCCACCTTGTAGAATCGGTCAAAGACATGCTCCAAATCCTTGCCCGAGATACCCGTACCGGTGTCCTTCACATACAAACGCAGGCAATTCCCCTCGTCCAAGGCCCCCAGCCCTATGCCGCCCTCCGGTGTGTATTTGACGGCGTTGTCCAGCAGAATAATCAGAATCTGCTCCACCCGGTCGCCATTGGTGTACGCGACCAGGTCCTCGCTGGGCATTTCAAGCTTAAAGGAGAGGCCCGCCTTCTTCGCCATCCCCTGATAGCGGTCCGCCACATCGGCCACGATCTCGCCCACATCCACCCTATCCTTATGCAGTGCGATGCTTCCCGACTGAAGCCTGGAAAGTTCCAAAAGATCATCGATCAGCCGGCTCAGACGCATGGTCTCCTTCAGCATATTGCCGTAGTAATGCTGGCGCTTCTCCTCATCCTTGATGAGCCCGTCCTCCAGCGTTTCCGTCATGGCCCGAATGGATGCCACCGGCGTTTTCAGCTCGTGGGATACATTGGCCACATAGTCCCGCCGGGTCTGCTCCAGCCGCTCCGCTTCAGTAACATCCCGGAAAAGTCCCACCGCGCCGGCAACCTGTCCGCGCTCGTCCCATAGAGGTCCGATGGAAACCTCAATGATGGCGTCCTGCAGCACCAGATGCCTGGAGCGACTCTCCGCGCTTTCCACCACTTCATC contains these protein-coding regions:
- a CDS encoding trans-sulfuration enzyme family protein — encoded protein: MKFDSQVVHGTGKCDPATGSICVPIYQTTTYKHPSLSESCGYDYSRIQNPTRQALEETIAMLEEGTHGFAYTTGLAADMAVFSLLSAGDHAVISDDVYGGTYRMIEKIWSRYKVEFTFVDPGNLDAIEAAMRPNTKLVFVETPTNPTMKVADIAAIAKIAKAHGAYTVVDNTFLTPYLQKPLNLGADIVLHSATKFLGGHHDTMAGLIVVKDPELAEHFKLMVGTEGAGLAPLDSWLILRGIKTLALRMQRHEENTRKVAEWLRNHPRVEKVYYVGFPDHPGYEISSRQASGFGGMLSFTVDSVETVHRVIENVKMIMFAESLGGTETLITYPLTQTHASVPEEARLKLGITDRFMRLSVGIEDVQDIIDDLAQALN
- a CDS encoding GtrA family protein, producing the protein MDWIKKLWHKWMVEDTDKAIIQLFRYFFVAGLATVVDYGIMVLLKEAVGLHYLVAASISFIAGLLTNFFLSINWIFKTNQNRFKEFISYGVIGIFGLILNNLIMALFTEVFGWFYVLSKLIASMVTFFFNFICRKVLLYRKKGKANNGAVIQEQ